The Thermococcus sp. region ACTTAAAATCCGTTGAAGCTTACGACCTCGTCGAGCTTCCTCCTCTCGTATTTTGGCTTTGGATCAGCCGGGTAGCCGACTGGCAGGATGGTCTGGAGCTTGTACTCTGGTGGGGCCTTCAGCAGCTCCTCGATGGGCTTCGGGTTCGGCGGCGTGTAGGTCACCGTTCCGAGGCCGAGCTCCTCAAGGGCTAGAAGCAGGTAGGCGACTGCTATCCACGTTGATTGGAGCCAGTATGGGGCCTTCGTGTGCCCGAAGACGAGGATCAGGTATGGTGCGTCACTCAGGAACGGCTTCTCCGGCCTGAACCCCTTGGCGTTCAGCCATGCCATCAGGTCACCCCTGGTCTTTGCGTAGAACTTCTCCTCTTCCGCCTCGCAGAGCCCCCTTATTTTACCCTTAAGCCAGTCGTCGTCGACCACGACAAACCGCCAGGGCTGGGCGTTCATTCCAGAAGGAGCTTCCTTCGCGGCGTTTATCGCCTTTAGAAGGTCATCTTTGGGTGGTTTGTCGGGGAGGAACTGCCTCACGGTCTTCCGCCTCTTCGCCAGCTCGAGAACGCGCATGATATCACCGTACAGAATTGGCCTTTCCCCAAAAGGCTTTTACGGTTCTTGCGAACTCACTTCGATGAGGCGGAGGTATCTCCTGTCATCTGTGCTCATCATCCTGCTCGTTGTGGGGATTGTTGAGTGGTACGGGGAGAGCAATTCCATTTTTCTCTTGAAAGCCTTGTCCTTTAGGGCGGGGATGCAGTAAACCGCCCAACGGCCCTTAAAGAGGAAAGCAAATCGTTTTAAAACCTAAGAGCCATACCATACCTTGGAATGAAGCGGACAG contains the following coding sequences:
- a CDS encoding nitroreductase family protein, translating into MRVLELAKRRKTVRQFLPDKPPKDDLLKAINAAKEAPSGMNAQPWRFVVVDDDWLKGKIRGLCEAEEEKFYAKTRGDLMAWLNAKGFRPEKPFLSDAPYLILVFGHTKAPYWLQSTWIAVAYLLLALEELGLGTVTYTPPNPKPIEELLKAPPEYKLQTILPVGYPADPKPKYERRKLDEVVSFNGF